The window CGGCCTGGTGTTCGATATCACCGACCGCGAACAGATCTTTGCCAGCTATTCCGAGAACCTGGCGTTGCCGCGCGGCGCAGACGACATTTTTTCCGCCGCCAGCCCGCTGGCGCCCGGCCCGTTGCCGGAAACCGCAAAGAACGCCGAACTGGGGTTCCGCACCAACCGGCAGATGTTCAACGCATCACTGGCGCTGTTCTATACCCGGTTCGACAACCGGCTGCAGTCCTTTGCAGCGCCAGTGCCGGGATCGCCGCAGCTGGAGACGTTTTTCCAGAATGTCGGCGCAGTCGAAAGCTATGGCGCGGAGCTTTCCGGCATCGTGAAGCCGTCGAGCTTTTTCTACGTCAACGCCAACGTCACGTATAACATCGCCAAGTTCAAGGACAGCTATTCCAGTCTGGCCATTGCGGGCAACCGGGTGCCGGACAATGCCGACTGGCTGATCCAGGCGGGCGTGACGGTGGAGCCTGCCGACTGGATCGTCGCCAATTTCAGCGGGCGATACCTGTCCAGTCGCTACACCAATTTCATCAACACGCAGGAACTGCCCGGCTACACGATCTTCAACGCCTATGTTGACCTGGGCGAGGGCATCGATGTCGGGCCGTTCAAGGCGATCCGGTTGCGCGCCAATGTCGATAACATCTTCAACAAGGATTATCTGGGCACGATCAACGTATCGACCAACGGGCTGGCGACGTTCCGGCCCGGCCCCGACCGGACGTGGCAGCTGAGCTTGCGCGCCGAAATCTGACCCATCATGCTGGCAGCCGGGGGAGCGATCGTCCGGCTGCCCGATGCTTTCCGGAGGTTCCCCCGATGCCACCCATTCGCGCGCTTGCCCTGTTCCTGCTGGCCGGCACGGCGGTGCCGCTGCACGCGCAGGACGCACCCCGTGTCGATCGCAAGGCGGCGGCGCTGCATCAGAGCATCCTGACGCTCGATTCGCACCTCGATACGCCCGCCAGCCTCGACCTGCCCGGCTGGTCGATTTTGGACGAGCATGAGGTGCACGACGATTATACCCAGGTCGATTTGCCGCGGATGAAAGCCGGCGGCCTGGATGGCGGGTTATGGGCGATCTATACCCCGCAAGGGCCGCTGACGCCGGAGGGGTATCAGCAATCGCGCAATTTTGCGGTGATGCGCGGGCTTTCCATTCACAAGATGGTCGCGGCCAGCCCCGGCGATTTTGCGCTGGCGACAAAGGCCGCCGATGCCGCGCCGATCGCGAAGGCGGGCAAGCGCGTCGTCTATCTGTCGATGGAAAACGCCTATCCGCTGGGCGAGGACCTGAGCCTGATCGACCTGTTCCAGAAGATGGACGTGCGGGTGATCGGGTTTACCCATTTCGCGCACAACCAGTTCGGCGACAGTTCGACCGACCCCAGCAAGGCGCCGAAATGGGGCGGGCTGTCGCCGCTGGGCAAGCAGTTGCTGGCGGAGATGAACCGGCGCGGGATCGTGCCCGACCTGTCGCACAGCGCCGATTCGACGCTGGACGATGCGCTGGCCCTGTCGACCGCGCCGCTGATCCTGACCCATTCGGGGTGCAAGGCGATTTACGACCATCCCCGCAATGTCGACGATGCGCGGCTGAAGGCGCTGGCGGCCAAGGGCGGGGTCATTCAGATGAATGCCTATGGCGGGTATCTGCGCGCGCTGAAGCCCAATCCGGAGCGGGACGCGGCGCTGCGGGCGCTGCGCGAGGCGATGCCGCGCGGCGAGATGACGGCGGCGCAGCGGGCGGAGATGCTGGCCAAGCGACGGGAGATCGACGCGAAATATCCGGCGGACGAGGCGAGTTTCGAGGATTTCCTGGCGCATCTGTTCCATGCGCTGAAGCTGGTCGGGCCGGACCATGTCGGCATTGGCCTCGACTGGGACGGGGGCGGCGGCACCCGGGGGATGCAGGATATCCGCGCGCTGCCCCGCATTACCGAGGCGCTGGTCAAGGCCGGTTACAGCGAGGCGGATATCGAGAAGATCTGGTCGGGCAACATGCTGCGTGTCTTAAAGGCGGCGGAGGACGCGGCGGCAAAGTGACCGGTCAGGGGTGCAGGGTGGCCCAGGCTGCCCGCACCTGATCGGCGAACCACGCCTCGCTGCCCAGCGTGCCGAACACCGGCTGGATGGCGAGCGCGGCGGCGACCGGATCGGCATTGGTCCCGGCACTTCGCAGCTGATCCGCCAGCGGATCGTTGACGAACGGGCCGGAGAGGTGGGCGATCCACGCCGCAACGCCCAGCGCACAGGCAGGGGATGGCTGGTCCGCGCCATGGCGATCGACGATGGTGCCGATCAGCCGCTGAGGCAGTTTCTGCGATCCGTCCATCGCGATCTGTGCCAGCCGGTGCTGAAGCGCGCTGTTGTCGAACCGTTCGCGCAGCGCGGCGGCATAGGCGACGGGATCAAGGCCCGGCACGTCGCCGACGGTTGCCGCCGCCTCTGCCATCTGCGCCTCCACTGTGGCGCGGATCGCGGGGTCGGCCATCGCCTCGTGAACGAACGCCAGCCCCTTGGCGAGGCCCAGATAGGCGAGCGTCGAATGGGCGCCGTTCAGCATCCGCAGCTTGGCAAATTCGAACGGGCGGACATCGCCGACCAGTTGCGCGCCATGCGCCTCATAAGGGGGGCGGCCCGCGGCGAACGCATCCTCGATCACCCATTGGGTAAAGGGTTCCGCCTTCACCATCGCGCGGTCATCGGCGCCGATCCGGTCGGCCAGCGCCGCGATGTCGGCATCGGTCGTCGCCGGAACGATCCGGTCGACCATCGTCGCTGGAAACGCGCAGGTTCCGGCGATCCAGTCGGCGAGCGCGGGATCAGTCAGCGCGGCCAGGGCCGTTACCGCACCGCGCAGCACCGCGCCATTATGCGGCAGATTGTCGCAACTCATCAGCGTGAGCGGCCCTGTGCCGGCGGCAAAGCGGCGGGCCAGGCCAGCCACGATGAAACCGATGGCGCTGCGCGGCCGGTCCGGATGCGCCAGGTCATGGACGATATCGGGATGATCGCGGTTGAGTTCGCCAGAGGCGGGATCGTGGCAATAGCCCTTTTCCGTGATGGTCAGGCCGACGATTCGCGTGGCGGGTGCGGCGATGGCGGCGATGACCGATTCGGGATCCTCCGGCGCGACGAGCACGCCTGCGACCGATCCGACGATACGA of the Sphingomonas sp. BGYR3 genome contains:
- a CDS encoding mannitol dehydrogenase family protein produces the protein MTSRLSLAALATLPAAVRRPGYDPGTIGVGIVHLGIGAFHRAHQAVYADDAIAAGAGDWRILGVSLRSAGVRDQLAPQDGLFTLVVRDGDRTADRIVGSVAGVLVAPEDPESVIAAIAAPATRIVGLTITEKGYCHDPASGELNRDHPDIVHDLAHPDRPRSAIGFIVAGLARRFAAGTGPLTLMSCDNLPHNGAVLRGAVTALAALTDPALADWIAGTCAFPATMVDRIVPATTDADIAALADRIGADDRAMVKAEPFTQWVIEDAFAAGRPPYEAHGAQLVGDVRPFEFAKLRMLNGAHSTLAYLGLAKGLAFVHEAMADPAIRATVEAQMAEAAATVGDVPGLDPVAYAAALRERFDNSALQHRLAQIAMDGSQKLPQRLIGTIVDRHGADQPSPACALGVAAWIAHLSGPFVNDPLADQLRSAGTNADPVAAALAIQPVFGTLGSEAWFADQVRAAWATLHP
- a CDS encoding membrane dipeptidase, with the protein product MPPIRALALFLLAGTAVPLHAQDAPRVDRKAAALHQSILTLDSHLDTPASLDLPGWSILDEHEVHDDYTQVDLPRMKAGGLDGGLWAIYTPQGPLTPEGYQQSRNFAVMRGLSIHKMVAASPGDFALATKAADAAPIAKAGKRVVYLSMENAYPLGEDLSLIDLFQKMDVRVIGFTHFAHNQFGDSSTDPSKAPKWGGLSPLGKQLLAEMNRRGIVPDLSHSADSTLDDALALSTAPLILTHSGCKAIYDHPRNVDDARLKALAAKGGVIQMNAYGGYLRALKPNPERDAALRALREAMPRGEMTAAQRAEMLAKRREIDAKYPADEASFEDFLAHLFHALKLVGPDHVGIGLDWDGGGGTRGMQDIRALPRITEALVKAGYSEADIEKIWSGNMLRVLKAAEDAAAK